The genomic region TCCATTTATTAATAAAAATACCTCTTTCATGAATTTTTCCCCACTAATATAATAATATCTGAATTTAATGTATTATAAAAATTATCACTTAAAAACTTGATAATCGAAAAATATAAATCAGGTTTTTGCTTAGCATCAATTATCTCAAAAGCTATATTGCCATACCTATTTTTTATCTCTTTCAGTATTCTTTCTTCATATTTTTTATTTTTTATTATCAAATAAGATTTATTATGCTGAATCCCGTTTATATCTGGCAATTTATCTACTATTTCAATTAAATAACCATTTGAATTCTTCCACTTATTTCTCATAACTGTATAAAAACTTAAATTAAAATTCTTCATATTATTAATTAATGTAATCCAAACCTTTTTATTATCTGAAGGTTTTTCAAAATAGGTTAAATATTTATTCATATATTTAATCTGGCTATTATCTAATTTGACATAATCGCCAACTACTTCTATTGGTAAAGAAAGAAAGTTTATATTAGATTTTTTAGAAACTATAAATAAAGAAAATAACTTTTCAAAATCAAAAGAATTTACTGTTCTATCTAAAACTTTATTTATAGAATACAATATCTTTGATAATCCTGAACTTCTTGCAGCATTCATTAGAGCAAACAAAACATCTTTTTGCCTCTTTATTCTTCCCAAATCACCTAATGCATCGTGCCTAAATCTCGCATAGTATAGTAATTCTTCACCATTTAGATAATTATATCCTTGTTTAAAATTAATATGTAAATTTTGATGATAATCTTCATAATACATATCTTTTGGTACATAAATCTTAACTGGTGCATATATATTGCCAATTTCCTTGAAAAGTCCATAATCAAAAATTAAATAATCTGATATTTTCACACTAAACATTTTTTGAATAATTTCCTGTAATTTTTTTATTCCATATTTAACATATACAGCATTTATCCTAATTGTTGAATTGTCAATGGTTACTAATAAATCCCTTGGAATGGGCAAAACAAGAATTTTTTCTTTCTTTTCACTGACGCCAACTAACAATATTGAATCAGTTCGAGAAACTTTTTCATTTACATCTGTAGTGTCCATTCCTAAAACTAAAAAATAATATGGATCCGGTAATTTCTCCATTTTTGCATATGTGTCTATAAAAGGGAAAAACATAGACATTATTACTATTATAGAAAAAATAATGCCCAATATATACATTAAAAATTTCATTTGATCACTCCAAAATTGTTTTTAACGATTCTAATGCTGTTTTATCTATATAATTCCTTTCTAATTGTTTTTTTAAGTCTGGCAAATTGATTAAAACAGGTTTTGACAATAATGTTTTTATTTCCAATTTATCATAACTTGTTATAGAATATTTTGAAAATGCTTGTAATAAAGCAAAAGCTCCATTATAAGATAAGTTAGTGTTACCATATTTTCTTATTTCATTTACGAGATTATTAGATACCAACATATCCATAATTCCAGATTTCCTGGTTTTTAATGTTTCAAATACATCATCAATTGAATTTCCATTACCTTTTAATATCGATAAAAAGCTTGTAATACTATCACTTTTTAAAATAAAATGGTATTTTATAGTAGATGGACTAATATCAAACATTTGTTCAAAGTTTGTTAAAGCTTCCTCTGGTTTTAACGAATCAATATATAATCCTTTTTCTGAATAAAAAATATTATCTGGACTCTTTACAACAAAAATCTTTCTTGACTGATTTTTTATTCTAATAAAATATAACTCTGTTTTTTTAGGTGTTTCATAAGTAATTAAATAACTTACCGCTTCAGCTTTCATTTCAGTAGTATTTTTTAAATTATTATAAAAATAAAAAATACCACCTATAATAACAATAATTATTAATAATAATATCACCCATATCCATTTTCCACTTGCTCTTCTGCTACCACCAACCTGAATTCTTGCTGCCAATTTATTCCACCTCCGTAAATTTTTATATCTAATTTATATTTATATATTATAATTCCACGCTTCAACTGTATCTGGCAATAAAAAATGATTCTTTTTAAGAGCATAAATAACTTTATTTTTTAAAATCTCTTTATATGCTTTTTCCAAATTATAAAAGGCCAATTCCCTATAATATTCAACATTTTCATATTCTCTGGTAGGTTCTATTGAATCAGATATAAATATTATTTTCCCAACAGTACCAAAAAATTTATATCCACTGGTATGATAATAAATAGCCTCATATACATCTTCAGGAATATTATATTCTCTTTTTAAATATTCTGCAGCTATCTTTCCATGTAATAATATAGGATGTTTCTTTTCTACATAAGATATATCTATCCCATATACCCTGGCAATTTTCAAAAACTTATATGGCTTTACATCTCTAAATAAATCATGCCCTAATGCTGCTATTTCAACACGCTCTTCCTCTATATTATATTTATCTGCCAACATTTTAGCAGTATATGCCACTCCCATAATATGTTTTAATCTACTTTCAGAAAGCATCTTTTTCAAGATTTTTTTTATTTCTTTTATTTTTTCTTCCAAAATTTTCACCTCTATATTATCTCATAATTAGAAATTACGAGATTTAATCCATATTTATATTCTATTTCATCTTCTAATTTCTCAAAAAAATTTAATAAAAAATCTCTATTTTGTGATAATGTAACTACTGTAATCTCAAAAAATTTTTTACTGTCATTAAAGTCACTTTCTACAATTGCTATATTATATTTCTTTCTAAAATCGTTAATAATTTTCTTTATTATACTTCTTTTTTCTTTTAGAGAATTTATATTAACTAATTCTACCTGATATGTTGCTACTAAAATCCTCATTAAATCACCATTTCTTATATTCTATTTTATTTATCAAGTATTCTTCATATCTTGCCATAACAAATAACAAATCCGACAATCTGTTTATATATTTTAAAAGGGGTTCAGAAATATCAGCATTTTTTGAAAGACTTACTATCCTTCTTTCTGCTCTTCTGACAATAGTTCGACATACATCCAATTTAGCTGATTCAATTGTATTACCTGTTAATACAAACCCTTTTAAATTTATTCTTTTTTCAAAAAACTTCACAAATTGAGTTATTTGCTCAACATCTTCATCATTTATTCGATATAAAAAATCTTTGTTTTTTGAAGCCAATTCTCCTGCAACTTTAAACAGATCATTTTGTATCATATTTATGATATTCTTTACTTTATATGATTTAACATAATGTTTTGCTTCTCCTAAAAAAGAAGATAATTCATCTATTGTTCCATAGGCTTCTACTCTTAAATCATCTTTGGAAACCCTTTCTCCTGACCACAAACTTGTTTTACCTTTATCTCCTCCGCCAGTACTTATGGACATCGATCTTCCTCCTTATTATTCTTTCTTACTTTATTATACCATTTTATATGTGAAAAATTAAGAACTTTTTTATTTTAAAAAACAAAAAAGCGGTTGCCTCGCAACCGCTTTTATTATTCTTGTTCTGCTTTCTCTCTTTCTCTTTCTTGAATAATTTTCTGTTGAATATCTGGAGTTACTTCTTGATATGTTGAAAATTTCATTGTAAAATACCCTTTACCACTTGTTATAGAACTCAACCTTGGAGAAAAATCTAACATTTCAGCAAGAGGTATTTCAGCATCTATCCTATCCATTCCTCTACCCATTGATTGCATACCCATAGGTCTACCTCTTTTTGAAGATATTTCTCCCATTACATCTCCTGTATATTCTGTAGGAGTAAAAACTTCAACTTTCATAATTGGTTCAAGAATTACAGGATTAGCATTTTTCATTCCATCTTTAAATGCTTGTCTTGCAGCAATCTGGAAAGCTATATCTGATGAATCAACATCATGATAAGAACCATCAAACAATGTAACTTTTATATCTACAACTGGATATTCTGCAACTACACCTTTTTTCATTGCTTCTTTTATCCCTTTATCAACTGATGGAATAAAGTTCTTTGGTATAACACCACCAACAATTTTATCAACAAACTCGTATCCTTCTCCCCTTGGTAATGGCTCAATCTCTATTTTAACATGACCATATTGGCCATGACCACCTGTTTGTTTTTTGTGCTTGTATTCCGCAACAACTTTTCTCCTTATTGTTTCTCTATAAGCTATTTTTGGTTTTCCTACTTCTACATTTACTTTAAATGTTTTTTTCAATCTCTCAATCATAATTTCAAGATGTGTAGTTCCCAAGCCTGATACAATTGTTTCTCCCGTTTCTGGATCAAATTCCCAGGAGAATGTAGGATCAGATTCTTGTAACTTTGATAACGCGTTATTAACTTTATCAATTTCATTTTTCGATGTTGGTTTCACTGACTTTGAAATCATTGGTTCCGGAAATTCAGGAACATCTACTTTAATCAGTCTTGAAGAATGAGCTACTGTATCATTTATTCTACTTTTCTTAAGCTTTGGAACAACTATAATATCCCCAACACCAGCTTCTGATACTTCTTCATTCTTATCAAATTTTGGAATATATATATGAGATACCTTTTCATTTGAATCTTCCTGAACTTCTACAAATGAATCTCCTGATTTTACTGTTCCTGATAAAACCCTAATATAAGTTAATTTTCCAACAAATGGATCAACTGCATTTTTCACAACAAGACCAACAAATGGTTCTTCTTCTTTTCCTTCTATTTTAAATTCTTTATCTTCTATTTTCCCATTAAAAATTCTTTCTGATGGACGCATTCCAACTAATCTAATCATTTCCATAAATCTATCCAAACCAATATTTTTCTCTGCGGAACCAACTACAATAGGGACAATCTCATCATCTTCAAAAGCCTGATGCAATGCCTTAAAGACATTTTCTGGGTTTAAAGCCTCTTCGCCTTCTTCTAAATATTTTTCCATCATTGCTTCATTTGTCTCTACCACATCTTCAATTAATTCTTGATGATAATCTTCATAATAGGTTTTTGATATTTCTGGAATATCATTTAACTTTTTGTCATTCCCACTTTGATTCATTTCATATTCGAAAGCTTCATGGGTAATTAAATTTACTATGCCTTTAAATTCTGGTCCTTCTCCAACTGGAACCTGTAATGGTACTACCTTAACTCCATCTTCAAATGCTTCTTTT from Marinitoga aeolica harbors:
- the fusA gene encoding elongation factor G; this translates as MANIKPDKKRIVGLFGHHGCGKTTLMDAILKNYSGADRIGQRYLDSEEVEKDKGATFSNHVVSVDYNDTRFYFFDTPGMSDFLGDIDVAINAVDNVVLVVNANSGIEVTTERIWKIARANKKPIFLFINQMDKEGVNFGELVSSIKEAFEDGVKVVPLQVPVGEGPEFKGIVNLITHEAFEYEMNQSGNDKKLNDIPEISKTYYEDYHQELIEDVVETNEAMMEKYLEEGEEALNPENVFKALHQAFEDDEIVPIVVGSAEKNIGLDRFMEMIRLVGMRPSERIFNGKIEDKEFKIEGKEEEPFVGLVVKNAVDPFVGKLTYIRVLSGTVKSGDSFVEVQEDSNEKVSHIYIPKFDKNEEVSEAGVGDIIVVPKLKKSRINDTVAHSSRLIKVDVPEFPEPMISKSVKPTSKNEIDKVNNALSKLQESDPTFSWEFDPETGETIVSGLGTTHLEIMIERLKKTFKVNVEVGKPKIAYRETIRRKVVAEYKHKKQTGGHGQYGHVKIEIEPLPRGEGYEFVDKIVGGVIPKNFIPSVDKGIKEAMKKGVVAEYPVVDIKVTLFDGSYHDVDSSDIAFQIAARQAFKDGMKNANPVILEPIMKVEVFTPTEYTGDVMGEISSKRGRPMGMQSMGRGMDRIDAEIPLAEMLDFSPRLSSITSGKGYFTMKFSTYQEVTPDIQQKIIQEREREKAEQE
- a CDS encoding LCP family protein; its protein translation is MKFLMYILGIIFSIIVIMSMFFPFIDTYAKMEKLPDPYYFLVLGMDTTDVNEKVSRTDSILLVGVSEKKEKILVLPIPRDLLVTIDNSTIRINAVYVKYGIKKLQEIIQKMFSVKISDYLIFDYGLFKEIGNIYAPVKIYVPKDMYYEDYHQNLHINFKQGYNYLNGEELLYYARFRHDALGDLGRIKRQKDVLFALMNAARSSGLSKILYSINKVLDRTVNSFDFEKLFSLFIVSKKSNINFLSLPIEVVGDYVKLDNSQIKYMNKYLTYFEKPSDNKKVWITLINNMKNFNLSFYTVMRNKWKNSNGYLIEIVDKLPDINGIQHNKSYLIIKNKKYEERILKEIKNRYGNIAFEIIDAKQKPDLYFSIIKFLSDNFYNTLNSDIIILVGKNS
- a CDS encoding cob(I)yrinic acid a,c-diamide adenosyltransferase, giving the protein MSISTGGGDKGKTSLWSGERVSKDDLRVEAYGTIDELSSFLGEAKHYVKSYKVKNIINMIQNDLFKVAGELASKNKDFLYRINDEDVEQITQFVKFFEKRINLKGFVLTGNTIESAKLDVCRTIVRRAERRIVSLSKNADISEPLLKYINRLSDLLFVMARYEEYLINKIEYKKW
- the yqeK gene encoding bis(5'-nucleosyl)-tetraphosphatase (symmetrical) YqeK, whose amino-acid sequence is MEEKIKEIKKILKKMLSESRLKHIMGVAYTAKMLADKYNIEEERVEIAALGHDLFRDVKPYKFLKIARVYGIDISYVEKKHPILLHGKIAAEYLKREYNIPEDVYEAIYYHTSGYKFFGTVGKIIFISDSIEPTREYENVEYYRELAFYNLEKAYKEILKNKVIYALKKNHFLLPDTVEAWNYNI
- a CDS encoding DUF503 domain-containing protein codes for the protein MRILVATYQVELVNINSLKEKRSIIKKIINDFRKKYNIAIVESDFNDSKKFFEITVVTLSQNRDFLLNFFEKLEDEIEYKYGLNLVISNYEII